The Humulus lupulus chromosome 3, drHumLupu1.1, whole genome shotgun sequence genome window below encodes:
- the LOC133823454 gene encoding transposon Ty3-I Gag-Pol polyprotein isoform X1, whose translation MEHYGFVQPSNSPYSSPVLLVKKKDGSWHFCIDYRALNDITIKDRFPIPTIDELLDELGGATVFSKLDLRAGYHQIRMDSRDIHKTAFCTHEGHYEFRVMPFGLTNAPSTFQATMNQVFKPLLRNCVIVFFDDILIYSKTGEDHRRHLRLVLQRLRDHCFYAKGSKCKFFQTTIDYLGHLISAQGVQADPSKVAAMVEWPQPHTIKHLRGFLGLTGYYRRFVAHYATIAAPLTELLKKDNFVWTEQATTAFLQLKHAMTETPVLLLPDFSKLFVIESDASNVGIEAVLMQEGHPIAFFSKKLGPKFVGTSAYLRELRAIVEAVTKWRQYLLGRHFVIRIDHRRLKELLTQVIQTPEQQHFLRKLIGFSFSIEYKAGKANSAVDALYQQHEGSLFFSAAISSACFDFLDELRRENTTCPELRRIHTQLAERTLEGSDYAVRDGLLYYRQRIRVSTHSNFKQRLIKEFHETPMGGHAGSERMFLRLSANFFWPGMQSEVRKFVQSCVICQTVKYSPAAPYELLQPLELPERVWEDLAMDFIVGLPNSCGVTNILVVVDRFTKYAHFGALPNHYSATKVAELFSHMVIRLHGMPRSIVSDRDPIFTSAFWKKIIRVNGY comes from the coding sequence ATGGAGCATTATGGGTTTGTTCAACCAAGTAATAGTCCTTATTCTTCACCGGTCCTGTTAGTCAAGAAAAAGGACGGGTCGTGGCATTTTTGTATTGATTATCGCGCATTGAATGACATTACCATTAAGGACCGATTTCCCATACCGACCATAGATGAGTTATTGGACGAGTTGGGCGGAGCGACAGTATTTTCTAAGTTGGATCTTCGGGCGGGGTATCATCAAATCCGAATGGATTCTCGAGACATTCACAAAACAGCGTTTTGCACTCACGAAGGCCACTACGAATTTCGCGTAATGCCATTCGGTCTTACTAATGCTCCTTCGACATTTCAAGCCACTATGAATCAGGTATTCAAGCCACTACTGCGCAACTGTGTCATTGTTTTCTTTGACGATATTTTGATTTACAGTAAAACTGGGGAGGACCATCGCCGCCACTTGCGACTTGTGTTACAGCGGCTTCGGGATCACTGTTTTTATGCGAAAGGCAGCAAGTGCAAATTCTTTCAGACAACCATAGATTACTTGGGGCACTTAATCTCGGCACAAGGGGTTCAGGCAGACCCTTCCAAGGTCGCTGCAATGGTCGAATGGCCCCAGCCTCATACTATTAAGCATCTACGGGGATTCTTGGGTTTGACTGGCTACTATCGGAGATTCGTGGCCCACTATGCCACCATAGCAGCCCCTCTTACGGAACTATTGAAGAAAGACAACTTTGTTTGGACCGAACAAGCCACGACAGCTTTCCTTCAGCTCAAACATGCTATGACCGAGACCCCAGTTCTCCTTCTACCAGATTTCTCTAAGCTGTTTGTCATCGAATCGGATGCGTCAAATGTGGGCATCGAGGCAGTTCTCATGCAAGAGGGTCATCCTATTGCTTTTTTCAGCAAGAAACTTGGTCCTAAGTTTGTGGGTACTTCAGCATATCTAAGAGAGTTAAGGGCGATTGTGGAGGCAGTTACCAAATGGCGACAATATCTGTTGGGACGCCACTTTGTTATTCGCATTGACCACCGGAGATTGAAAGAGTTACTTACTCAAGTAATTCAAACACCGGAACAACAACATTTTCTGAGAAAGCTAATTGGTTTCAGTTTTTCAATAGAATATAAGGCTGGAAAAGCTAATTCAGCGGTAGATGCACTATATCAGCAACATGAGGGGTCGTTATTTTTTTCTGCTGCTATTTCTTCTGCATGTTTTGATTTTTTGGACGAGTTACGAAGGGAAAATACAACCTGCCCAGAACTGAGGCGCATCCATACTCAGTTGGCCGAGAGAACATTAGAAGGGTCGGATTATGCGGTGCGAGACGGTTTATTGTATTACAGGCAACGTATTCGAGTCAGCACTCATTCGAACTTCAAGCAGCGACTTATTAAGGAGTTCCATGAGACTCCTATGGGTGGACACGCGGGGTCGGAACGCATGTTCCTACGGTTGAGTGCGAATTTTTTTTGGCCAGGTATGCAATCTGAAGTTCGAAAGTTTGTGCAGTCATGTGTCATCTGTCAAACAGTAAAATACTCACCCGCTGCCCCCTACGAATTGCTACAACCATTGGAGCTTCCAGAACGTGTTTGGGAGGACCTAGCCATGGATTTTATCGTGGGGTTACCGAACTCTTGTGGAGTCACTAACATCTTGGTGGTTGTAGATCGCTTCACCAAATACGCTCATTTTGGGGCCTTACCGAATCACTATTCAGCTACCAAGGTCGCGGAACTCTTTTCTCATATGGTGATACGTTTACATGGTATGCCAAGGTCTATCGTTTCGGATCGCGACCCGATCTTCACTAGTGCATTCTGGAAAAAAATTATTCGAGTTAATGGGTACTAA